A genomic window from Cricetulus griseus strain 17A/GY chromosome 4, alternate assembly CriGri-PICRH-1.0, whole genome shotgun sequence includes:
- the LOC113835578 gene encoding tRNA-splicing endonuclease subunit Sen15: protein MEEHGESEPTPGCSGLGPGPVRAGGATPHTWAPEDAWMGTHPKYLEMMELDIGDATQVYIAFLVYLDLMESKSWHEVNCVGIPELQLICLLGTEIEGEGLQTVVPTPISASLSHSRIREILKASRKLQGDPELPMSFTLAIVESDSTIVYYKLTDGFMLPDPQNISLRR, encoded by the coding sequence ATGGAGGAGCACGGCGAATCCGAGCCAACCCCGGGATGTAGCGGCCTTGGCCCGGGTCCCGTTCGCGCTGGCGGCGCCACCCCCCACACGTGGGCTCCCGAGGACGCCTGGATGGGCACACACCCTAAGTACTTAGAAATGATGGAATTAGATATAGGAGATGCCACCCAAGTTTACATAGCATTCTTGGTGTACTTGGATCTCATGGAGAGTAAAAGTTGGCATGAAGTAAACTGTGTAGGAATACCAGAACTACAGCTTATCTGCCTCCTTGGCACTGAGATAGAAGGGGAGGGGCTACAGACTGTGGTGCCTACACccatttctgcttccctcagccatAGCAGGATAAGGGAAATCTTGAAGGCATCTAGAAAATTGCAAGGTGACCCAGAACTGCCGATGTCTTTTACTTTGGCCATAGTGGAGTCGGATTCCACAATAGTCTATTATAAACTTACAGATGGATTTATGCTGCCAGACCCGCAGAATATTTCTCTTAGAAGATGA